In Bacteroidales bacterium, a single genomic region encodes these proteins:
- a CDS encoding LysE family transporter — protein MDFVVVIKGIIIGLMVSVPLGPMGMVVVQRTLSKGRLSGFLSGLGAASADTLFSLIAVMGFGFIIDFVEEKRFYFEIVGSLFVIYIGLRIFYSNPVTQIRRRQKKNTLFADYITVFLMTFSNPLAIFVFLALFAAVHFVTESQHYLTSFLIVLGVFAGASLWWFTITTLVSLYRQKFRLKRLWWLNKITGAIISLLGLIALIKVFFIPGLPL, from the coding sequence ATGGATTTTGTAGTCGTTATCAAGGGGATAATTATCGGATTGATGGTTTCGGTACCTTTAGGCCCCATGGGGATGGTGGTGGTTCAACGTACCCTGAGCAAGGGAAGGCTTTCCGGTTTCCTGTCGGGGTTGGGAGCAGCCTCAGCCGACACCCTCTTTTCTCTCATTGCCGTAATGGGGTTTGGTTTTATTATTGATTTTGTCGAAGAAAAACGGTTTTATTTTGAAATTGTCGGAAGCTTATTCGTCATCTACATAGGATTGCGAATTTTTTACTCCAATCCTGTGACACAGATCCGGCGCCGGCAGAAGAAAAATACCCTCTTTGCCGATTACATTACTGTATTTTTAATGACCTTCTCCAACCCACTGGCCATATTTGTTTTCCTTGCCCTGTTTGCAGCAGTGCACTTTGTTACCGAGAGCCAACATTATCTGACATCCTTCCTCATAGTACTTGGCGTTTTTGCGGGAGCCAGCCTCTGGTGGTTCACCATTACAACGCTGGTAAGCCTGTACCGGCAGAAATTTCGTCTGAAAAGACTCTGGTGGCTGAACAAAATCACAGGGGCCATTATTTCCCTCCTCGGGCTTATTGCGCTGATTAAGGTTTTCTTCA